One part of the Eubalaena glacialis isolate mEubGla1 chromosome 19, mEubGla1.1.hap2.+ XY, whole genome shotgun sequence genome encodes these proteins:
- the C19H17orf113 gene encoding uncharacterized protein C17orf113 homolog, whose amino-acid sequence MVPPGKKPAGEASNSNKKCKRYFNEHWKEEFTWLDFDYERKLMFCLECRQALVRNKHGKAENAFTVGTDNFQRHALLRHVTSGAHRQALAVNRGRPTFEGQAEGGGTCPGLVTTPSFRGVKVEANPAKVAVLTTVYCMAKEDVPDDRCSALLELQRFNLCQALLGMEHGDYYSPRRVRDMQVAIASVLHTEACQRLKASPYVGLVLDETRDWPESHNLALFATSVSPCDGQPATTFLGSVELQEGEATAGQLLDILQAFGVSASKLAWLSSSLPSDRLGSVGPQLQAACPLLMELHCLPGRTDPKPPAYLGEYESVLDALFRLHGGPSSHVVPELRAALDLAAIDLAGPRPVPWASLLPVVEAVAEAWPCLVPTLEASAPASPTTRALALALRQFTFVAFTHLLLDALPSVQKLALVLQPEEPDLALLQPLVTAAAASLQAQRSSGGARLQGFLQELATSSPDLGRGRCTYRGVELVGYSEAAVQGLERLRGAFLDSMRRGLRDSYPGPSLDAVAALAAIFDPRLYPQAPEELGAHGEGALRVLLRAFAPAVVRQRALGDFALFKRVVCSLGRLGPRALCAKLACARSELHELFPDFAALASLALALPAGAGLLDKVGRSRELRWWGPGGAGEGRGGPAVKIAVDGPPLREFDFALAVEFLESGWGEGLLGSQLT is encoded by the exons ATGGTGCCCCCGGGGAAGAAACCAGCCGGAGAGGCTTCCAATTCCAATAAGAAGTGCAAGCGTTACTTCAACGAGCACTGGAAAGAGGAGTTCACCTGGCTGGACTTTGACTACGAGCGGAAGCTGATGTTTTGCCTCGAGTGCCGCCAGGCCCTGGTGCGGAACAAGCACGGCAAAGCGGAGAACGCCTTCACTGTGGGCACCGACAACTTCCAGCGCCACGCCCTGCTGCGCCACGTGACCTCGGGGGCCCACCGCCAGGCTCTGGCCGTCAACCGGGGCCGGCCCACTTTTGAGGGCCAGGCTGAGGGTGGAGGGACCTGTCCGGGCCTGGTGACCACCCCCAGCTTCAGGGGTGTCAAGGTGGAAGCAAACCCGGCCAAGGTGGCCGTGCTGACCACGGTGTACTGCATGGCCAAGGAGGACGTGCCTGACGACCGCTGCTCTGCCCTGCTCGAGCTGCAGAGGTTCAACCTGTGCCAGGCGCTGCTGGGCATGGAGCACGGCGATTACTACAGTCCCAGGAGGGTGAGGGACATGCAG GTGGCCATTGCCAGTGTCTTGCACACAGAGGCCTGCCAACGCCTGAAGGCATCCCCGTATGTGGGCCTGGTGTTGGACGAGACCAGGGACTGGCCTGAGTCCCACAATCTGGCCTTGTTTGCCACTTCGGTGTCCCCCTGCGATGGACAGCCTGCCACCACCTTCCTGGGCAGTGTGGAGCTACAGGAAGGCGAGGCCACCGCTGGCCAACTCCTGGACATTCTGCAGGCTTTCGGCGTGTCTGCATCCAAGCTGGCCTGGCTCAGCTCAAGCCTCCCCAGTGACCGCCTGGGGAGCGTGGGCCCGCAGCTCCAGGCCGCCTGCCCACTGCTCATGGAGCTACACTGCCTCCCCGGCCGGACAGATCCCAAGCCCCCTGCCTACCTAGGTGAATATGAAAGTGTGCTGGATGCCCTATTCCGCCTCCACGGTGGCCCCAGTTCCCACGTGGTCCCTGAGCTCCGGGCGGCACTGGACCTTGCAGCTATTGACTTGGCAGGACCACGGCCAGTGCCCTGGGCCTCCCTGCTGCCTGTGGTGGAAGCAGTGGCTGAGGCTTGGCCTTGCCTGGTACCCACACTGGAGGCCTCTGCCCCAGCCTCACCTACAACCAGGGCACTGGCCCTTGCCCTGCGCCAGTTCACCTTTGTGGCCTTCACCCACCTCCTGCTGGATGCTCTGCCGTCCGTGCAGAAGCTCGCCCTTGTCCTGCAGCCAGAAGAGCCGGACTTGGCCTTGCTGCAGCCGCTGGTGACGGCAGCTGCAGCCTCCCTCCAAGCGCAGCGCAGCTCAGGTGGGGCGCGTCTCCAGGGCTTCCTGCAGGAACTGGCAACCTCCAGCCCTGACTTGGGCCGTGGCCGCTGCACCTACCGCGGTGTGGAGCTGGTGGGCTACTCCGAGGCTGCGGTCCAGGGCTTGGAGCGGCTGCGGGGGGCCTTCCTGGACTCCATGCGGAGGGGGCTGCGGGACTCCTACCCCGGGCCCTCGCTGGACGCCGTGGCCGCCTTGGCGGCGATTTTCGATCCCCGCCTCTACCCGCAGGCACCCGAGGAGCTGGGCGCGCACGGCGAGGGGGCGCTGCGCGTCCTGTTGCGCGCCTTCGCCCCCGCCGTGGTGCGCCAGCGGGCACTGGGCGACTTCGCGCTCTTCAAGCGCGTGGTGTGCAGCCTGGGGCGGCTGGGCCCGCGGGCCCTGTGCGCCAAGCTGGCGTGCGCGCGCTCTGAACTGCACGAGCTCTTCCCCGACTTCGCCGCCCTCGCCTCCCTGGCCTTGGCGCTGCCCGCGGGCGCCGGCCTCCTGGACAAGGTCGGCCGCAGCCGGGAGCTGCGGTGGTgggggccgggcggggcgggggaagGCCGGGGCGGCCCCGCGGTGAAGATCGCGGTGGATGGGCCGCCGCTGCGCGAGTTTGACTTTGCGCTGGCGGTGGAGTTCCTAGAGAGTGGGTGGGGCGAGGGGCTCCTGGGCTCGCAGCTCACGTGA